From Planococcus halocryophilus, the proteins below share one genomic window:
- a CDS encoding trans-sulfuration enzyme family protein has product MTTIETKSVHTATMKERTIQSKVMPLYQTSAFSFSSLEELEGYYEGNGTYLYSRTANPNTDALGQTVADLEKAPKGVSSSSGTSAILAGILSVVKAGDHILAAQDVYGGTFHLLKEELILMGIEVHFADFSDIIEVERILIDIPEVKLVFSESITNPFLRLENMEALLELKKQYGVRIMIDNTFATPYTMTPYTFGADLVAHSATKYLGGHSDVTAGVLVGDADLIDIAEKRVVNLGLNLSPFEAWLTIRGIKTLALRMKKQTENAQAIATFLEDKARVWYPGVGAIVSFELSETVDVSKFFSSLGWIKIVPTLAGVETTVSYPYGTSHRALSTEEKEKVGVTRQVVRLSAGIEGTEDILKQLGAAFV; this is encoded by the coding sequence ATGACAACAATCGAAACAAAATCAGTACATACCGCAACAATGAAAGAACGGACGATTCAATCGAAAGTTATGCCGCTTTATCAAACTTCTGCATTTTCTTTTTCGTCTCTCGAAGAGCTTGAAGGCTATTATGAAGGAAACGGTACTTATTTATATTCGCGTACAGCAAACCCGAATACAGATGCTTTAGGACAAACTGTAGCTGATTTGGAAAAAGCTCCAAAAGGAGTTTCATCATCTTCTGGAACGTCAGCGATTTTAGCTGGAATTTTGTCTGTTGTTAAAGCAGGCGACCATATTCTGGCGGCTCAAGATGTATATGGCGGAACGTTCCATTTACTAAAAGAAGAACTTATTTTAATGGGAATTGAAGTCCATTTTGCTGATTTTTCGGATATCATAGAAGTTGAACGGATTTTAATCGACATTCCTGAAGTGAAATTAGTATTTAGTGAGTCGATTACGAATCCATTTTTGCGTCTTGAAAATATGGAAGCTCTTTTAGAATTGAAAAAACAATATGGCGTTCGAATCATGATTGATAATACCTTCGCTACGCCTTACACGATGACTCCTTATACGTTTGGTGCAGATTTAGTTGCTCATAGTGCAACTAAGTATCTCGGCGGCCACAGCGATGTCACAGCAGGTGTTTTAGTCGGTGATGCTGATTTGATCGACATTGCTGAAAAGCGTGTGGTGAATTTAGGATTGAATTTGAGTCCATTTGAAGCGTGGTTGACAATTCGCGGGATTAAAACTTTAGCGTTGCGGATGAAAAAACAAACAGAAAATGCACAAGCCATTGCGACATTTTTAGAAGATAAAGCACGTGTGTGGTATCCAGGTGTTGGTGCTATAGTATCGTTTGAATTATCCGAAACAGTTGATGTGTCAAAATTCTTTTCATCACTCGGTTGGATTAAAATTGTGCCAACATTAGCAGGCGTGGAAACAACAGTATCATATCCATATGGAACGTCTCACAGAGCTCTTTCAACCGAAGAAAAAGAAAAAGTCGGTGTAACACGACAAGTAGTTCGACTGTCTGCAGGAATCGAAGGAACAGAAGATATTTTAAAACAATTGGGTGCGGCATTCGTTTAA